The proteins below are encoded in one region of Amycolatopsis acidiphila:
- a CDS encoding Hsp70 family protein yields MRYVLGIDIGGTRIKAAVCRRAGEFWGEPEVVCSLESVLHVAPDATVVAGPEARRRALVEPERIARGFSRRVGDDVPMLLGDELYRPDSLTAVVAGWVADQVAEAEGGEADRIALTHPPSWGRYRRALLNDALNEAGIPGALLLPNSIAAAESLLVRERVEVGSLLAVCRLGGEYVDTALLRRGPATFELVAHDEQLAPALDDLLAEHVAGRFGGDPAELRDLCVETKELLSTSPEVDVPGRVTRTEFERLVRPLLTISLAPLEKYEQVSTVLLVGGAARIPLVARLAEESLDCRVVVDPDPATAACRGAALASRPPAEAPPESTALVPRVTGYPDLDPDEVYDAEPAPPRPPVVLTPLEPPRRRFVSTRRSGSRDEDDE; encoded by the coding sequence ATGCGTTACGTCCTCGGTATCGACATCGGTGGCACCCGGATCAAGGCCGCCGTCTGCCGTCGTGCGGGGGAGTTCTGGGGCGAGCCCGAGGTGGTGTGCTCGCTCGAGTCGGTCCTGCACGTCGCCCCCGACGCGACGGTCGTCGCAGGTCCGGAGGCCCGGCGGCGTGCGCTGGTGGAGCCGGAGCGGATCGCGCGCGGGTTCTCCCGCCGCGTCGGCGACGACGTCCCCATGCTGCTGGGCGACGAGCTGTACCGGCCCGATTCGCTGACGGCGGTCGTCGCCGGCTGGGTGGCCGACCAGGTCGCCGAGGCCGAGGGCGGCGAGGCGGACCGCATCGCGCTGACCCATCCGCCGAGCTGGGGTCGTTACCGGCGCGCGTTGCTCAACGACGCGCTGAACGAAGCCGGCATCCCCGGCGCCCTGCTGCTGCCGAACTCGATCGCAGCGGCCGAGAGCCTGCTCGTTCGCGAGCGGGTCGAGGTCGGCAGCCTGCTCGCGGTGTGCCGGCTCGGCGGTGAGTACGTCGACACCGCCCTCCTGCGACGGGGCCCGGCCACCTTCGAACTGGTCGCGCACGACGAGCAGCTGGCGCCCGCGCTGGACGACCTGCTCGCCGAGCACGTCGCCGGCCGTTTCGGCGGCGACCCGGCCGAGCTGCGCGACCTGTGCGTCGAGACCAAGGAGCTGCTGTCGACCTCGCCCGAGGTCGACGTGCCGGGGCGGGTCACCCGCACCGAGTTCGAGCGGCTGGTCCGGCCGCTGCTGACGATCTCGCTGGCACCGCTCGAGAAGTACGAGCAGGTCTCCACGGTCCTGCTGGTCGGCGGTGCGGCCCGGATCCCGCTGGTCGCCCGGCTCGCGGAGGAGTCGCTGGACTGCCGGGTCGTGGTCGACCCCGACCCGGCCACCGCCGCCTGCCGCGGCGCGGCGCTGGCCTCGCGCCCGCCCGCCGAGGCGCCCCCGGAGTCGACGGCGCTGGTGCCCAGAGTGACGGGCTATCCCGACCTCGACCCGGACGAGGTTTACGATGCCGAACCCGCACCGCCACGACCGCCGGTCGTGCTCACGCCGCTCGAACCGCCGCGTCGCCGGTTCGTGTCGACGCGGCGCAGCGGTTCCCGAGACGAGGACGACGAGTGA